One stretch of Emys orbicularis isolate rEmyOrb1 chromosome 7, rEmyOrb1.hap1, whole genome shotgun sequence DNA includes these proteins:
- the MSMB gene encoding beta-microseminoprotein: protein MQCIISLQKTSHRLGATNFTMKCFLGILFAFGILVTLCDAFCFYQRNDPLKSTEGCIQDGKLHGFGTSWTANCNRCHCSQNGIRCCSTYHSPADYDREKCESIFNKDTCSYSVVEKADPSKACAVRGWVG from the exons ATGCAGTGTATAATTTCACTGCAGAAAACTTCCCACAGACTGGGAGCAACCAATTTTACAATG AAGTGCTTTCTGGGTATCCTTTTTGCCTTTGGCATCTTGGTGACACTATGCGATGCATTCTGTTTTTATCAACGAAATGACCCATTGAAATCTACCGAAG GTTGTATTCAAGATGGAAAGCTGCATGGATTTGGTACCTCTTGGACTGCAAATTGCAACAGATGTCACTGCAGCCAGAATGGAATACGCTGTTGCTCCAC CTATCATTCGCCTGCGGATTATGACAGAGAAAAATGTGAAAGCATTTTCAACAAGGACACCTGCAGCTACAGCGTGGTGGAGAAGGCCGACCCCTCGAAAGCCTGCGCAGTCCGTGGTTGGGTGGGTTAA